In Zerene cesonia ecotype Mississippi chromosome 17, Zerene_cesonia_1.1, whole genome shotgun sequence, a single genomic region encodes these proteins:
- the LOC119833646 gene encoding lipase member H-like isoform X1, with amino-acid sequence MFVLLLLCLGHTNAMSDTGPPDGFMSNCPGMDRNTTMSEKTKDSLTVLVMWPSEGWFGHDEATCKLSVEDVACVKEHIDLNKETLVFISGYLDASFSPIVQTMVQPYLKRGKNVIVVEIFPILVRTYPIAARLTKPMGLILGEFLAELTRLGLRAQNLEMLGGSLGAHIAYYAATKYHELTNLKPARITGLDPAGPCFRNLPRNERFNSDAAHHVDALHTNIDGFGIADADAHVDFYANGGEYQPYMMGTFIMPCFLFCSHVRAALYWIIAHQNPDKFLAVQCDTLHDARHGNCYDKYTKSNVLGPNTNFSRPGIYYLPTTETPPYYLGVKGLKPRKYRVNNYLLKTAPDKDIVI; translated from the exons atgtttgtgtTGCTGCTTCTGTGTCTAGGACACACTAATGCTATGTCAGATACGGGCCCTCCGGATGGTTTCATGTCGAATT GTCCCGGAATGGATCGTAATACAACAATGTCAGAAAAGACAAAGGACTCCCTCACGGTACTGGTGATGTGGCCCTCTGAGGGGTGGTTCGGTCACGACGAAGCGACTTGCAAGCTCAGCGTTGAAGACGTAGCTTGTGTGAAGGAACACATAGAtttgaataaagaaacattG gtttttattaGTGGTTATTTAGATGCATCATTTTCGCCGATCGTCCAAACGATGGTGCAACCTTACCTAAAGAGAGGAAAGAATGTTATAGTTGTAGAAATCTTTCCCATCCTGGTACGAACTTATCCCat CGCAGCTCGTCTTACCAAGCCGATGGGTCTCATTCTTGGGGAGTTCTTAGCAGAACTGACTCGGCTCGGATTGCGAGCACAAAATCTGGAGATGCTTGGTGGAAGTTTGGGAGCTCATATCGCTTACTACGCAGCTACTAAATACCATGAGTTGACAAATTTAAAACCCGCAAGGATAACAG GATTGGATCCAGCCGGCCCCTGTTTCCGCAATCTGCCTCGTAACGAGAGGTTTAACTCAGACGCCGCGCACCACGTGGATGCGCTGCACACTAATATTGACGGCTTTGGGATCGCTGATGCTGATGCTCACGTTGATTTTTATGCTAATGGAG gTGAATACCAGCCATACATGATGGGCACTTTCATCATGCCTTGCTTCCTCTTCTGTAGTCACGTTCGCGCCGCTCTCTACTGGATCATAGCTCACCAAAACCCGGACAAATTCTTAGCAGTTCAATGCGATACGTTACATGACGCGCGACACGGAAATTGTTACGATAAATATACCAAAAGCAATGTTCTAGGCCCGAATACTAACTTTAGCAGACCTGGTATATACTATCTACCTACTACGGAAACACCACCCTATTATCTCGGGGTAAAGGGATTGAAGCCAAGGAAGTATAGagttaataactatttattgaaGACTGCCCCAGATAAagatattgttatttga
- the LOC119833646 gene encoding lipase member H-like isoform X2 gives MDRNTTMSEKTKDSLTVLVMWPSEGWFGHDEATCKLSVEDVACVKEHIDLNKETLVFISGYLDASFSPIVQTMVQPYLKRGKNVIVVEIFPILVRTYPIAARLTKPMGLILGEFLAELTRLGLRAQNLEMLGGSLGAHIAYYAATKYHELTNLKPARITGLDPAGPCFRNLPRNERFNSDAAHHVDALHTNIDGFGIADADAHVDFYANGGEYQPYMMGTFIMPCFLFCSHVRAALYWIIAHQNPDKFLAVQCDTLHDARHGNCYDKYTKSNVLGPNTNFSRPGIYYLPTTETPPYYLGVKGLKPRKYRVNNYLLKTAPDKDIVI, from the exons ATGGATCGTAATACAACAATGTCAGAAAAGACAAAGGACTCCCTCACGGTACTGGTGATGTGGCCCTCTGAGGGGTGGTTCGGTCACGACGAAGCGACTTGCAAGCTCAGCGTTGAAGACGTAGCTTGTGTGAAGGAACACATAGAtttgaataaagaaacattG gtttttattaGTGGTTATTTAGATGCATCATTTTCGCCGATCGTCCAAACGATGGTGCAACCTTACCTAAAGAGAGGAAAGAATGTTATAGTTGTAGAAATCTTTCCCATCCTGGTACGAACTTATCCCat CGCAGCTCGTCTTACCAAGCCGATGGGTCTCATTCTTGGGGAGTTCTTAGCAGAACTGACTCGGCTCGGATTGCGAGCACAAAATCTGGAGATGCTTGGTGGAAGTTTGGGAGCTCATATCGCTTACTACGCAGCTACTAAATACCATGAGTTGACAAATTTAAAACCCGCAAGGATAACAG GATTGGATCCAGCCGGCCCCTGTTTCCGCAATCTGCCTCGTAACGAGAGGTTTAACTCAGACGCCGCGCACCACGTGGATGCGCTGCACACTAATATTGACGGCTTTGGGATCGCTGATGCTGATGCTCACGTTGATTTTTATGCTAATGGAG gTGAATACCAGCCATACATGATGGGCACTTTCATCATGCCTTGCTTCCTCTTCTGTAGTCACGTTCGCGCCGCTCTCTACTGGATCATAGCTCACCAAAACCCGGACAAATTCTTAGCAGTTCAATGCGATACGTTACATGACGCGCGACACGGAAATTGTTACGATAAATATACCAAAAGCAATGTTCTAGGCCCGAATACTAACTTTAGCAGACCTGGTATATACTATCTACCTACTACGGAAACACCACCCTATTATCTCGGGGTAAAGGGATTGAAGCCAAGGAAGTATAGagttaataactatttattgaaGACTGCCCCAGATAAagatattgttatttga